In a single window of the Nocardiopsis composta genome:
- a CDS encoding cinnamycin family lantibiotic, producing MTQSTILRQAAADAEFRHILLADPSAFGVSADSVPVSVEQPDTASLEFWTRGQGAMETVACRTSCSWGPFTVVCDGSTK from the coding sequence ATGACCCAGTCGACCATCCTGCGCCAGGCCGCCGCCGACGCCGAGTTCCGCCACATCCTGCTGGCGGACCCGTCCGCCTTCGGCGTCTCCGCCGATTCCGTGCCCGTGTCCGTCGAGCAGCCCGACACCGCCTCCCTCGAGTTCTGGACCAGGGGCCAGGGGGCGATGGAGACCGTGGCCTGCCGGACCAGCTGCAGCTGGGGTCCGTTCACCGTGGTCTGCGACGGCTCCACCAAGTAG
- a CDS encoding DurN family substrate-assisted peptide maturase, producing MSAKEPTLYEGVEVIRRVQQLMVVCSLLPDDGKLREALQAALALPDRPVLDRTPPVPDLHPHRLKGWLESIWLSDSPSPEEKALVDWQSDSDNMTAAMRELDEVERHIGARLSIVLDDRQSR from the coding sequence ATGTCGGCCAAGGAACCGACTCTTTATGAGGGCGTCGAGGTAATTCGGCGAGTCCAGCAGCTGATGGTCGTCTGCTCCCTTCTCCCCGACGACGGAAAGCTGCGCGAAGCGCTGCAGGCCGCACTCGCCCTGCCCGACCGGCCCGTCCTGGACCGCACGCCCCCCGTTCCCGACCTCCACCCGCACCGGCTCAAAGGGTGGCTGGAGTCCATCTGGCTCTCCGACTCCCCCTCCCCGGAGGAGAAGGCGCTGGTCGACTGGCAGAGCGACAGCGACAACATGACCGCGGCGATGCGTGAACTCGACGAGGTGGAGCGGCACATCGGGGCACGTCTGAGCATCGTCCTGGACGACCGGCAGAGCCGCTGA
- a CDS encoding AfsR/SARP family transcriptional regulator, translating to MQAKPVFRILGPLEAQADSHPLPLPAGKQRTLLGVLLANPHRALAADELAALIWNGDGPDNPRATLYTHLTRLRQSLRRCGAGAAGIVRGSGGGYSISLVADQLDLLVFRDKAERARRVLDGGDLESGTAGLREALSLWRGPVLPGLGSDRFRSAVAERIEEERIRALDRYNEAALALGRHGDLVAELRSLTREYPYHERFWQHLVLALYRSGRRVEALDAYREVATRLRTDMGMDPSPELEELHMTILRGAPSEAAGRNR from the coding sequence ATGCAAGCCAAACCGGTCTTCCGGATTCTCGGCCCGCTGGAGGCCCAGGCGGACTCCCATCCGCTGCCCCTGCCCGCCGGGAAGCAGCGCACCCTGCTCGGCGTCCTGCTGGCCAACCCGCACAGAGCACTGGCCGCCGACGAGCTGGCCGCCCTCATCTGGAACGGGGACGGCCCGGACAACCCGAGGGCGACGCTCTACACCCACCTCACCCGGCTGCGGCAGTCGCTGCGGCGGTGCGGGGCCGGCGCGGCCGGGATCGTCCGCGGCTCCGGCGGCGGCTACTCCATCTCGCTCGTGGCCGACCAGCTCGACCTGCTGGTCTTCCGGGACAAGGCGGAGCGGGCCCGGCGCGTGCTGGACGGCGGCGACCTGGAGTCCGGCACCGCGGGGCTGCGCGAGGCGCTGTCGCTGTGGCGCGGACCGGTCCTGCCCGGCCTCGGCTCCGACCGGTTCCGCAGCGCCGTCGCCGAGCGGATCGAGGAGGAGCGCATCCGCGCGCTCGACCGGTACAACGAGGCGGCCCTGGCCCTGGGGCGCCACGGTGACCTGGTCGCCGAGCTGCGCTCGCTGACCCGCGAATACCCCTACCACGAGAGGTTCTGGCAGCATCTGGTGCTGGCCCTGTACCGCAGCGGCCGCCGGGTGGAGGCACTGGACGCCTACCGGGAGGTCGCCACCCGGCTCCGCACCGACATGGGCATGGACCCCAGCCCCGAACTCGAAGAGCTGCACATGACGATCCTCCGCGGGGCCCCCTCCGAGGCCGCCGGCCGCAACCGGTGA